One stretch of Caloenas nicobarica isolate bCalNic1 chromosome 2, bCalNic1.hap1, whole genome shotgun sequence DNA includes these proteins:
- the POMGNT2 gene encoding protein O-linked-mannose beta-1,4-N-acetylglucosaminyltransferase 2 has translation MNIAAVFNALLVSVLAAVLWKYFKLREHAFMVEEELVLTRQSQELSQVQIDYHAALQALVEDGTRMVCTGRMHTDRICRFESLCYSTEAEEFVYFHSNSSVMLPNLGSRRFQPALLDLSSVEDHNTQYFNFVELPAAALKFMPKPVFVPDVALIANRFNPDNLMHVFHDDLLPIYYTMQQFSDLDLEARLFFMEGWSEGVHFDLYKLLSNKQPLLREQLKTLGRLLCFTKSYVGLSKITTWYQYGFVQPQGPKANILVSGNEIRQFTKFMMEKLNVSLEESSSEEYIIVFSRTINRLILNEAELILALAQEFQMKTITVSLEEHSFSDIVRLLSNASMLVSMHGAQLVMSLFLPRGATVVELFPYAINPEHYTPYKTLATLPGMDLQYIAWQNTDREDTVTYPDRPWDQGGIAHLDKAEQERIIKSTEVPRHLCCRNPEWLFRAYQDTKVNIPSLIHVIRQTVKSKPGPKKQKWSGSIYPGKVRDAKCQASVQGTSEAKLAVSWQIPWNLKYLKVREVKYEVWIQEQGENTYMPYILSHQNHTFSENIKPFTIYLVWIRCIFNKNLLGPFADVLLCST, from the coding sequence ATGAACATAGCAGCTGTGTTTAATGCCCTGCTCGTGTCTGTCCTCGCTGCTGTGCTGTGGAAATACTTCAAACTGCGAGAGCATGCCTTCATGGTCGAAGAGGAGCTGGTCCTCACGCGTCAGTCTCAGGAACTCTCTCAGGTTCAGATTGACTACCATGCAGCTCTCCAGGCGCTGGTGGAGGACGGTACCAGGATGGTGTGCACCGGCAGGATGCACACTGACCGCATCTGCCGCTTCGAGTCCCTCTGCTACTCTACGGAGGCTGAGGAGTTTGTCTACTTCCACAGCAACTCCTCGGTCATGCTGCCCAACCTGGGCTCCCGGAGGTTCCAGCCGGCTCTGCTCGACCTCTCCTCGGTGGAAGATCACAACACCCAGTACTTCAACTTTGTggagctgccagctgctgcGCTGAAATTTATGCCAAAGCCAGTCTTCGTGCCTGATGTGGCGCTGATCGCTAACAGGTTCAACCCAGACAACCTGATGCACGTGTTTCACGATGACCTCCTCCCCATTTATTACACCATGCAGCAGTTCTCCGATTTAGATCTGGAGGCACGGCTCTTCTTCATGGAAGGGTGGAGTGAAGGTGTTCACTTTGATCTCTACAAGTTACTGAGTAACAAGCAGCCGCTCCTCAGGGAGCAGCTTAAAACCCTGGGCAGGCTCCTCTGCTTTACCAAATCTTATGTGGGGCTGTCCAAAATCACCACGTGGTACCAGTACGGATTTGTCCAGCCACAAGGGCCGAAGGCTAACATCTTGGTTTCTGGTAACGAGATCAGGCAGTTCACCAAATTCATGATGGAAAAGCTGAACGTCAGCTTGGAGGAAAGCTCCAGTGAGGAGTACATCATAGTGTTCAGTCGAACGATCAACAGACTTATCCTAAACGAGGCAGAACTAATCCTAGCTCTCGCTCAGGAGTTTCAGATGAAAACCATTACTGTCTCTTTGGAGGAGCATTCATTTTCTGACATCGTCCGGTTGCTCAGCAATGCGTCCATGCTGGTCAGCATGCATGGGGCCCAGTTAGTCATGTCTCTCTTCCTGCCAAGAGGTGCTACGGTGGTGGAGCTCTTTCCTTATGCTATCAACCCTGAACACTATACCCCTTACAAAACCCTGGCAACCCTTCCTGGCATGGACCTGCAGTACATTGCCTGGCAGAACACCGACCGGGAAGACACCGTTACCTACCCAGACAGACCTTGGGATCAGGGTGGGATTGCTCACCTGGACAAAGCTGAGCAAGAGCGCATCATTAAGAGCACGGAGGTGCCACGGCACCTTTGCTGCCGCAACCCTGAGTGGCTGTTCCGTGCCTACCAGGACACAAAGGTGAACATCCCTTCGCTCATCCATGTCATCAGACAGACTGTGAAGTCTAAGCCAGGACCCAAGAAACAGAAGTGGTCTGGTAGCATCTACCCTGGCAAAGTGAGGGATGCCAAGTGTCAAGCCTCTGTCCAGGGCACGAGCGAAGCTAAACTTGCCGTGTCCTGGCAGATCCCCTGGAACCTGAAGTATCTCAAAGTCAGAGAAGTGAAATATGAGGTGTGGATACAAGAGCAAGGGGAAAACACTTACATGCCTTATATATTGTCCCATCAGAATCACACCTTCTCAGAAAACATAAAGCCCTTCACAATATACCTGGTGTGGATACGCTGCATCTTCAACAAAAATCTCCTGGGACCTTTTGCAGATGTGCTCTTGTGTAGTACATAA